The following DNA comes from Equus caballus isolate H_3958 breed thoroughbred chromosome 15, TB-T2T, whole genome shotgun sequence.
ttttttcttttcaactttcatctttcaaaatgaaatttatttactAGCTAGCACCTTTGAAGATGTTTTTAATTCACTGACACCTCACCCACCAGAACTCTTATATGGGAAGCTTCACTCTGAAATATGTCCAagaactaggaaaaaaataagaagtacGTCTAGGCATATAAAATAAATGCCACATAGGCCATGCATGCACTGAAAttccttttctctgctccctGGAGAATCCCTTAGGCTCTCACCAAGACCCTTGTGAAATGCTATTCTTTGAAGTTTGGTTATTTGATTTCTCAACCCATAGCAGAATAAGAGTAGCTGGTTAGAGGAAGGGTATGCTGCTAGAGACAAGTATGCCCAGCAGCCAGAAATGATAGCTGACAACCTGAcagaaaagagacaagaaaatcTGTGAAGTATACATGAGACCTCAAAGCAAGACTGTGTAAGCCCTTAATGTAAGGATCAGTGTTCTTGTACACTTTATAGCATCTGAAGACATCACTGCATTTCAGTTTAATGTAAATGGTGTCCATAGTATAATGCCCTGGAGTCATCATAAAAGATTTACTTACATGTTCACTACATTCTGTGAAAGAAGGTAGTAGTAATACATGGTAGACATATTTCCATCCAAaggggttaaaaataaaatctgcagCCATCTAGAAATCTCAGCCATCCTACGCTCTTCATTCCCTAAAGGTTTCATATATTCTCGGTTGTAAATTCCCACTTAATTCTATGCTCTTAGTGATTACTACATCAGAGCAAGTCTGACAGATTAGTTTTCAAGGGTATAGATGCCCCAGAGTTAAATATGGTTAAGTTTGAGCTTTAGAAATTTCAGAGGCTTAATGATTTCACCTTATTATGCCTTGCTTGAATGGATTCTCCACTGTGTTCCTTTGAATGGGTTTAtagatatttctttttcccttagaTTGGTCGGTCGACTGAAAGTCCCATTGATTTTGTGGTAACTGACACAGTTCCTGGAAGTCAAAGTAATTCTGATACACAGTCAGTGCAAAGCACTATTTCAAGATTTGCCTGTAGAATCATATGTGAACGGAATCCTCCCTTTACAGCACGGATTTATGCTGCAGGATTTGACTCATCAAAAAACATCTTTCTTGGGGTAAAAAGCTTTTTTCCTAAGTGATGCATTATTTTATAACCACTTCTATTTCCaaattacaaataaatggaagctCACTATTCTTATTCCTACTAGGAGAAGGCTGCCAAATGGAAGACATCAGATGGGCAGATGGACGGCTTGACTACTAACGGTGTTCTTGTTATGCATCCACGCAATGGGTTCACAGAAGACTCCAAGCCTGGAATATGGAGAGAAATATCAGTGTGTGGAAATGTATTCAGCCTGCGTGAAACCAGATCAGCTCAGCAGAGAGGAAAAATGGTAAGTACTGAGGTGTAGCTTCTTATTTAGCTACAATAAACACATAGGGTGATTTGGACTACATGCGTTACATATTACCCAAAACTCTTAATTAAATCTCTTGCTGACACAGAGTACTAAGTCTGACTATCAAACACTGACTACTAAATACTATACGAGAGGATAATATCTTAATCTTTCTATTCAGacactaaaaatttattttttcgtattatgttaatatattttaaaacctaaGCTTTCCTAAATTAAACAGAACTCTGTTTTCTACttatatctgtatatctttgaCCATGATATTTATTGGAAATATTAGACTTACTGACTAACCAGATGTTTTAATCATAAATTGTCTTTAAGGCTGAAAAGAAATATGTTACTCCTCAATATTTTATCCTTGATTTTCAAACTTATGTTTTTCATGACTATCATTGGAGTTTCTTACATATTTAGTAACAATAATAGGAAACCTCAATTCTTCAGTAAGGAGCATGTAAAAACATAACTCTTATGTAAAAATTCAAGACAGTGatgaatgtattttttgtttcttgtttccccTAGGTGGAAATTGAAACCAATCAGTTGCAAGATGGCTCATTAATTGACCTCTGTGGTGCAACGTTGCTGTGGCGTACTGCAGAAGGCCTTTCCCACACTCCTACAGTAAAGCATTTAGAAGCTTTAAGACAGGAAATCAATGCAGCACGACCTCAGTGCCCTGTAGGGTTCAACACACTAGCATTTCCTAGTATGAAGAGGAAAGATGTTGTCGATGAAAAACAACCCTGGGTATACCTAAACTGTGGCCATGTGCATGGCTATCATAACTGGGGAAACAAAGAAGAACGTGATGGAAAAGATCGTGAATGTCCTATGTGTAGGTCTGTTGGTCCCTATGTCCCTCTGTGGCTTGGATGTGAAGCTGGATTTTATGTGGACGCCGGCCCTCCAACCCATGCGTTTAGCCCGTGTGGGCATGTGTGTTCAGAAAAGACGACTGCCTATTGGTCCCAGATCCCTCTTCCTCATGGTACTCATACTTTTCATGCAGCCTGTCCCTTCTGTGCACATCAGTTGGCTGGTGAACAAGGCTACATCAGACTTATTTTCCAAGGACCTCTAGACTAATAAACAGTTGTCCTCCAGGACTACATTATAAATTTATAAGCTAAGTGAGTTGATTTTCCAACCTGTTGTCCACGTCACAGTTTCTCTGCTCTGGTCATTTGCATTAagatgaagaatttttttaaacctttataaTAAATAGTAGCAatttctgagctaaaatctgggAAACTTGAGCAAAGGAATTTCCGAAAGTACCAGACTTCTGAAtactgaattttgaaaatatattttgaggagaaaaagacatAGTCTAATTTGATGATGCCTTCATTTTAGTGTTTTTGAATCACCCATCCTCAGTGTTGAAAAGTTGTTTTGTATAACTGAGGGTACTGTTGGTTCAAACTATGTTAGTTTACAGTTTGTTGCAAACATTGTAAAATACAGCAACATGTATATTAActtcttttctatttatctttattatagaaaatgtcTTAGAATGTTCTTGATAGAGTAGCATGGTAATGATGGTGTCACACTCCTGGTGTGAGTGGTAGTTTAGCAAACGTAGCTCAAGGATTTGCAAGGTTAGGAAGAAGGACAAGAGAGCCTCTCTCCCTACCCCATCTAAATATGGAATTTGCTAAATTAGAATGCTTTTTAAAGCCAAATTCATATTAATTACCATTGTATAAGAGGTGTTTGTTTTTAACCACATTGAAGATAATCAGGAAagattttttcccttaattttctCTCGAGTGTAGTACTATAACAAAAACTTAATGCTAAGAAACATTTTATATGCTCCTTTGAATATGCAATTTAATCtagattatctatttttctcccaTGTTAACTAATCTGTTTTTAGTATCAGCAACATTTGGCAAGTTTATTTTTCAGATGTAGACTGTGGTTCATCTGTTCACTGtttctagaaaaaaatcattcccaTGAGAAAAAGCATAAATCAACAAGAAAGGAGAATGACTTGATttacttttagaaaaagaaatgcttgaTTAATTAACTACTCTGTATTTGGCCTTATCAAGGCTTTAAGAAATCCAGAGAGATATAAAGGGTTGAGTGACAGTAGTGTCCCCTTTTTTTAACCTAGCAGACCAGCCTTAACTATGGGCTGTAATCCTAAGGAGAGTTGCCATAGCGTGACTCAAGGAAATGTTTGGTTGGTAGATGAGCACCAGTGACAGCAGAGTGGAGGGACATACTTGCATGGTCTGTTCAGTTTCTAATTCCAGTAACATCTTTTGCTCTCAGAAGCAAGAAAAAGTTTCTTCTCCCGCCTTCCCTCcatccttttttttaatgcaccACAAGGAAAGTATAGACAGTTGCACTACATGAAACCCTTTGTGACACTTGTAAAAATCAATACACTTTTAGATTAGacagaatcatttttttaatcttttgatttgttttcctttagttcAAAAAGTTGTATAATACTTGACTCTAGCTGATTTTTATATGTGGTAGCATAGCTTTAATTTATCCTATTACAGTGCtgttctgaattttcttttggtttaaaaaaacaaaaaaacaaaacctgttgCTTAGAAGCCATGAactattttatttcacttcaacttgtcaaaatttccttgtttttaaaaatgatcatttgGGTTCACTCAGGAAATGCATGTCAGGAAACTTGTATTATAAGTTTACTAGTTGTGATGTATCAGTAACTGCTGTTACccctttttcaaagaaatataattgattttgaaGTTTTCTAGATTGTCACATGCTTTGTGACTAATGCAAGGAAATCAAGTCCTGTTATTGTATTTGTTCTAGTCATTTCTATTCAGGCTATATATTGTAGctaatttttatttgcaattaatttattcaaactaagtaaatacttttcaaaatagaCATTTGAATTTGTCTCTGTGAGTTCGTTTTTGCATAACTCAGAATGAGAAACCAGAAGTGAAAACTTGTGGACAAATGTACCCTACACTCCAAAAATATCCATTTGAAATAGAGGAGTTTGCATTTAGCataacattttaaatctttaGTTCTCTTAGGAAAGCATCTCTTACTTATTAATAAAGGAACTTTGTTTAGTGGTTGAATAATTAAGACCTTTTTCTAAGTTAAGCCCTGCTAGAGAGGTGGCTCTTTGCAAGTCACTGTTTAAATAGTGCCTCCATGACCATAAAAGGTTCATGttctgaggctggccctgtggcgtagtggttaagtttgcgcgctccaacTGCCTGCAGttcttgggttcggatcccagatgcagacctacacaacgCTTATCAATCCAAGCTgttgtggtgtcccacatacaaaataaaggaaaattgtcacagatgttagctcagggccaatcttcctcacaaaaaaaaaggttCATGTTCTTCCTAAAGTGTCAATCCCTGCGTTCATGGGGTTTATATTCTGGTGGGGAAGATAGATAtgaacaagcaaaagaaaagatacagTATGGTAGATACTGAACACTGCTGAAGGGAcacataaagcagaaaaaggagaTACAAAATGTCATGTGCAATGTGTGTGTATGGAGTGTTTGTACTATTAAAGGGGAGGGCAAGGGAAAGCCCCAGGGAAAGCTGGTGTCTAGATAAAGATCTGAAGGAGCTGAAGGGAGTAGCTTCTTAGGAGAAGAGCatttaggcagagggaacagcagttGCAAGCGTCCTTAAGTAGAAgtgtgtttcaaatatttctgtaatagcgaagaggccagtgtggctgtgGTATGAAAAGGGGGAAGAGTAGTAGGTAAAGCTATGCAGGTGAAGTGGGGCGTGGAGATGAAACTAGATCACGGAGGGCCTCCTGAGCCTTGGCTTTCATTCCAAGTGAGATGGGGGCCCGAGGAGGATTTTGAGCAGGGGAGTAAAATGTTCTGACTTGTATTTTATTTGGATGCAGATAGACGGAAGTGGGAGCAGGGGAACCAGGCAGGAGATAATTGTAGTAATCCTGGAGAGAAATGATGGTGACTTGGATCAAGTGGTGGCTGTGGAGCTGGTTTGAAAAGTGACCAGAATCTGGATATGTTTTGAAGGCAGAACTGACAATATTTGCTGGCAGATCAGACACGGGTgtgaaaaaaggaagaggagacaagGGTGACTTGGCTCAATtagcctgagcaactggaaggatagAATTGCCACTTATTGAAGTGGAGAAGACTAGGAGAAGAATAATGTGTGGGGAGGCCGCACTGGTTGTGGAATCAGGAGCTCAGTCTTGGATTTTAGATCGAGACCCCTAATAGACAAGATATTTGCCAAAGGTGAACTGTCTCTGCTGTTTTTTTGTAACTGCTGTCAAAGTTCTTACCCATTATAATCAGGGTTCTCCATACACCCTATGCTAGCttagaaacaaataaaagtatTGCTCCTGATTAATGGCGAACTTCCTTTCATTGAAATAGAGAGTTGGGACACCTCTCatgtttctctctttgctttggcTGCCCTCTAAGGAAATGAAGTTCTGTTTTCAACTGTAGTAACTTCCTTTAGCCAATGTGTTCTGATATAGTTTTTCTCCCTTCTCACTCGTGTACACCTTTTTCCTTGGCtcttgccttttttaaaaaaaaaaagccctccgCTTTATTGTATCTTAATATTTTGCTGCTTCAAATCCTTCCTGGCAGTGGCAGAGTACAAgttgtgttttgtttaaaaagtttttttttaaacatcgaAATGTTTATGGAAAACAATTCTTGAACCCATTTTATAAGTCCAGATTTTAATATCCAGCTTCCCTTAAGGAAATATGCCTGTATTTGATAATTTTTGTCAGCAGAAAATGGAGTAAATAAGATCAAAAGAGTTTTCCTAGTTGTAAAGTATCGTGTCCACACAGTCTGTTAGAGGCTATGATGAGAATCCTGGTTTGTTTAGGTTGACATTAGATTGTAAACCCAGCTATGTATGTTAAAGTTAAACCACagcataaaataaatttctcacaGGCAACATTTGCATGttcaagcactgttctaaatgcaCCATTCTAAGTATATTTACTGAtattatttaaaacttaaaacaaccctatgagataggaacgattgtctccattttacaataGAAACCAGGCACAGTAATGTCTAGTGACTTGCCCGAGGTTCACTTAGCTCGTAACTGGAGGAGTAAGAATTTCAACTTTGGAAGTCTTACTCCATACCTGTGTACACAGGCACCACATTTTgctgcttccttctttttttttcctttgagtggAATTTGAAGTCTATTTatcacagttttttaaaagtgatttaggGTGGCTTACAAAAATTCTAATTAAGATTAAACATCAATAgcaaaagctttttaaaagaacaaaagaaaaatagtttggcaTTATAACAAAATAAGAGAACCGGAAGTGGCATGAGTACACGAAGGGATTTAATGAAGGCCTGTAAACTTGCTAAAGGTGAGTCAAATCAATTTAGTGCAAAGCTGTTTAGGAGGTTATTTAGTAAGGGAAGCATGATCACTTGCAAGATCCATGCAGCTGCCTGGAAGGTAACAATAAATCCACTGCTGCAGGACCTTAGAATCATTTCTGGTCCAGCAACCAGAGAAATTCACATCCAGGAAGTAGTGCCATGCCTTTGTATAATAGCGAattcatgcagtatttgtctttctgtgactggcttatttcacttagcataatgtcctcaaggttcatccatgttgttgcatattgcagaatttccttcctttttaaggttgaacaGTATCTAGTTTATGAATGTACCatgtttcctttattcattcaactgtcatatgtttaggttgtttccgcatcttggctcttgtgaacagtgctgcaatgaacatagaagtACTAAtctctcttcaagatcctgatctCAATTATTATGgctaaatacccagaaatgggattgctggatcatgtggtggttctgtttttaattctttgaggaacctccatactgttttccttagtgactgcaccatttttgCGTTCCAACCAATAGTGTGGaaggcttccaatttctctacatccttgccagtactttgttgtgttttggtttttgataatggccaacctgacaggtgtgaagtgatatctcattgtggttttgatttgcgtttccctgatgattaatgacgttaagcattttttcatatacttggccatttgtatgtctttaaGAGAAATAGCGATTCAagtccttagcccattttttagTCAAgttattaggtttttttttttactattgagttacAGGAATTGCTTAAATATTTTAGAGCTTAATCCCTTGCCAAATacatggcttgcaaatattttctcccatttcttaggttgccttttcactctgttgattgcttcctttgctgtacagaagctttttagtttaaagtattaccatttgtttgtttttgttccatgtgcttttgctgtcatatctgCTGCTTCCCCACTTTAATGATGGAATACATTGAAGGAATTCTTTCCCAAGTTGTTAAAGGACTATCA
Coding sequences within:
- the PELI1 gene encoding E3 ubiquitin-protein ligase pellino homolog 1 — translated: MFSPDQENHPSKAPVKYGELIVLGYNGSLPNGDRGRRKSRFALFKRPKANGVKPSTVHIACTPQAAKAISNKDQHSISYTLSRAQTVVVEYTYDSNTDMFQIGRSTESPIDFVVTDTVPGSQSNSDTQSVQSTISRFACRIICERNPPFTARIYAAGFDSSKNIFLGEKAAKWKTSDGQMDGLTTNGVLVMHPRNGFTEDSKPGIWREISVCGNVFSLRETRSAQQRGKMVEIETNQLQDGSLIDLCGATLLWRTAEGLSHTPTVKHLEALRQEINAARPQCPVGFNTLAFPSMKRKDVVDEKQPWVYLNCGHVHGYHNWGNKEERDGKDRECPMCRSVGPYVPLWLGCEAGFYVDAGPPTHAFSPCGHVCSEKTTAYWSQIPLPHGTHTFHAACPFCAHQLAGEQGYIRLIFQGPLD